The Podospora bellae-mahoneyi strain CBS 112042 chromosome 7, whole genome shotgun sequence genome includes a window with the following:
- the MgPP2CL-1 gene encoding mgpp2cl-1, protein phosphatase 2C-like protein 1 (EggNog:ENOG503NUYG; BUSCO:EOG09264XTW; COG:T), whose translation MFGSSKSDSGIADSSSKAGSKSPSPDKDDAGRATPSPTKSTEQAASGERRSGNGSPPSAGSLAEQKKRRSSGVSAKASNLIAQAKNTLFTQSGKGSNSDAGANSKNTDQALLEELGKKDQALAVPQGQHNNAAGSSLPGPRSTFKVGVWEDRNKRCRRTMEDTHAFLYNFLCTPAPALGTDSKSSKSSGNADEAGDSDMIETDNGYFAIFDGHAGTFAADWCGKKLHLILEDIIKKNPNSPIPELLDQTFTAVDQQLANLPVKNSGCTAAIAVLRWEDRVPSNASVTGSQAIAPALAKAAEEAKTGESAPSLAAPEAAHARLKDASKRQRVLYTANVGDARIVLCRAGKAMRLSYDHKGSDEHEGKRISAAGGLILNNRVNGVLAVTRALGDTYMKELVTGHPYTTETVLQPNEDEFIIIACDGLWDVASDQEAVDLVRNTMDPGAAAKQLVDHALARFSTDNLSCMIVRFDKQGTLDQQSSKEIGVEGDSASAAGKLSEAEKIINETKAKIAEGNTPAVGISASNFGHGRDPAKLEAEADFTPTAIEGSVEEESRQAVVNSVEGNGTKDAVVVDGTRSDVEVPDLTEPAPPLAERAMGSNPPLVKS comes from the exons ATGTTTGGCAGTTCCAAGTCAGACAGCGGCATCGCGGACTCGAGCAGCAAGGCTGGCAGCAAGTCTCCTTCCCCGGACAAGGACGACGCCGGCCGCGCTACACCATCGCCTACCAAATCCACCGAACAGGCTGCGAGCGGCGAGAGGCGGAGTGGCAATGGCAGTCCTCCCAGCGCGGGCAGCTTGGCTGAGCAGAAGAAGCGCCGGAGCAGCGGGGTGAGCGCCAAAGCCAGCAACCTCATAGCCCAGGCGAAGAATACTCTCTTCACTCAGTCTGGGAagggcagcaacagcgaTGCGGGTGCTAACTCTAAGAATACGGACCAGGCTCTTCTGGAAGAGTTAGGCAAGAAAGATCAAGCACTCGCCGTGCCCCAGGGCCAGCACAACAACGCCGCCGGCTCGTCGCTCCCCGGCCCTCGATCTACCTTCAAAGTCGGTGTTTGGGAGGATCGCAACAAGAGATGCAGGCGGACGATGGAGGACACCCATGCATTCCTGTACAACTTTCTCTGTACGCCAGCCCCGGCTCTCGGTACAGATTCCAAGTCGTCAAAGTCCTCGGGCAATGCCGATGAGGCTGGTGACAGCGACATGATAGAGACGGACAATGGGTACTTCGCGATTTTCGACGGGCATGCCGGCACGTTTGCTGCCGACTGGTGCGGAAAGAAGCTTCATCTTATCCTCGAAGACATCATCAAAAAGAATCCAAACTCGCCGATACCCGAGCTGCTCGACCAAACATTCACTGCTGTTGATCAGCAGCTGGCAAACTTGCCAGTCAAGAACAGCGGTTGTACCGCCGCCATCGCTGTGCTTCGTTGGGAAGACCGGGTCCCGAGCAACGCCTCGGTGACTGGTTCTCAGGCCATTGCACCTGCGTTGGCAAAGGCcgcggaggaggcgaagaCTGGGGAGAGCGCCCCGTCATTAGCGGCCCCTGAAGCTGCGCATGCAAGGTTAAAAGATGCTTCCAAGAGGCAGCGTGTTCTCTATACCGCCAACGTCGGCGACGCCCGTATCGTTCTCTGTCGGGCGGGCAAGGCTATGCGGTTATCCTATGACCACAAGGGCAGTGATGAGCATGAGGGCAAGCGCATCTCGGCAGCAGGTGGCCTCATATTGAACAACCGCGTGAACGGTGTCCTTGCTGTCACTCGGGCGTTGGGCGACACATACATGAAGGAGTTGGTGACAGGGCACCCGTACACTACGGAGACTGTTTTGCAGCCAAATGAAGATGAGTTTATCATTATTGCTTGTGATGGG TTGTGGGACGTTGCCTCAGATCAAGAGGCTGTCGACCTTGTCCGCAACACGATGGACCCCGGCGCGGCAGCGAAACAACTTGTTGACCACGCTCTTGCTCGCTTCAGTACTGACAACCTCTCTTGTATGATCGTCCGCTTTGACAAGCAGGGCACTCTCGACCAGCAATCCAGCAAGGAGATTGGCGTCGAGGGGGACAGTGCGTCTGCCGCGGGCAAGCTCAGCGAAGCAGAAAAGATTATCAATGAGACGAAAGCCAAGATTGCTGAAGGAAACACGCCCGCGGTTGGTATCTCGGCCAGTAATTTTGGACACGGCCGTGACCCTGCTAAACTAGAAGCGGAAGCGGACTTTACACCGACGGCAATTGAGGGTtctgttgaggaggagtcGAGGCAGGCTGTGGTGAACTCGGTGGAGGGTAACGGCACGAAGGAtgcggtggttgttgatgggacTCGATCAGACGTTGAGGTCCCGGATTTGACGGAGCCGGCACCGCCGTTGGCCGAACGGGCGATGGGTTCTAACCCGCCGCTGGTCAAGTCTTAG
- the DID4 gene encoding ESCRT-III subunit protein did4 (COG:U; EggNog:ENOG503NVGY; BUSCO:EOG09264T0J), which yields MNILEWAFGKRMTPAERLRKNQRLLDKAIRELDQQRVKLEKQEKALVAQIRQSAQKGQMGACKIQAKDLVRTRRYIDKFYGMKSQLQKISLRLQTYRTNEQMMQAMKGATMALGSMNRTMNLPSLQRIAMEFERENDIMEQRQEMMDDAIDDAMDVGAEEEGDEIVEQVLEEIGVDLSQALGETPSGLQSQSVPETKIAQAVGGGGGGADPGDDDLQARLDSLRR from the exons ATGAAT ATCCTAGAATGGGCTTTCGGCAAGCGCATGACGCCGGCCGAGCGTCTGCGCAAGAACCAGCGACTCCTCGACAAGGCGATCAGGGAATTGGACCAGCAGCGCGTcaagctggagaagcaggagaaggctCTCGTCGCCCAGATTCGCCAGAGCGCCCAGAAGGGCCAGATGGGTGCTTGCAAGATTCAAGCAAAGGATTTGGTTCGCACCAGACGATACATTGACAAGTTCTACGGCATGAAAAGCCAGCTGCAAAAGATCTCCCTCCGCCTTCAGACCTACCGCACGAACGAGCAGATGATGCAGGCGATGAAAGGTGCTACGATGGCACTTGGGAGCATGAACCGTACTATGAACCTTCCCTCTCTCCAGCGAATCGCCATGGAGTTTGAGCGGGAGAACGACATCATGGAGCAAAGGCAAGAGATGATGGACGATGCTATTGATGACGCCATGGACGTCggtgctgaagaggagggtgatgagatTGTGGAACAGGTCTTGGAGGAGATTGGTGTAGACTTGAGCCAAGCA CTCGGCGAAACACCTTCAGGTCTCCAGTCCCAATCCGTGCCGGAGACCAAGATTGCGCAAgcggttggagggggaggcggcggagcagATCCCGGGGACGACGACCTACAAGCCCGGCTTGACAGTCTCAGACGATGA
- a CDS encoding hypothetical protein (EggNog:ENOG503NZFR; COG:S) has translation MSLNGLDDPQVKEAYEAAVAEAGGWFLLKYASRDEVELLGQGNGGIVEIRNNIAEYTDKSPLYGYLRYRRRNVIIKYLPEDCSRLVQARVTVHFDSVCDRFSPHDTVFEITEAKELKDTKLSAACSLHAASGSTSSSTSSLRRRRLVEIAEEEEEEERDRKRQSTVQEHDHSGSPGQYVVQPPVKLNADLATIPDASRFTDGRDPPQFTGVDRPSSPAQSFDDAGRRMSSLDLYPSSSHPYPKPKVRLGPRPSAEASGRPKTPGGGTAKLVASMPSSVKALSKVSKKGRSADDEDVLESPIKEEPENPFPDLAPTKPVEDDPARPLTSSDIPASAPAPVPTATLAQPPSKPNTISPEKARLLKAMKLREKKKMMNSQSAEGLSAGDVSPAPTTPGLADDNHLETPQEVTMESASPEAAGEEAAVIDKADSGIEIEIVTDLGSVDAQTDSHPPSPLASSDIGDSTQASSLSDSTDETILGKDQGKETPIEKEIQQTETNSHKPDALSLDGQATSIIAPMEDASAVLKDDSAAGAPASANTMVTQEPPVQTLPVSRFSVAAFPARVSNEDAGSPGSAETVKEEPSATGPETAPAVENEEETSPARLLLSKFSTQDAKPIANVESQIDTAPVGQPSNVGSDITYVRAGETQPVPAVADTQIAETEEATRPKPAPEPIKTGLDAPGADKRQSVISMFDNDGFIDELQSATVQQATPITVSKSPITPFFPNDANSKRNTVGGLDAVPRFSRTVSNPVRSSMLSPNEAVPGSARSVSSSAYLQKAPRPAADVLPKAGKIGSSISERIKALQQLSGKAGAPVETVVAKERPSSTFFAVRKDGKIPSRTPSLVDRTASLSGRPTPSPPGSVESSPDGASIIRRDRSGSVVNRLSMFEGGNPPRGKPESVQVTARIVRDPTRLSEQKLDPAEYNTHDLQHSPLMVDLQKRVSLEVQSRPLSALSGRMSLDHGSQIERKQSLLQRRLSKGSQSAANDRESVADDGQGVPRTGRRSSLNVVKDFIKGAKSPSTDNLVPSPGQAMSPGSRSSSRPPSSHQNTAPSGGFARRLSIGSRRSSIDQNGVLSPVRTTEVSIDSDAESIKKRPASPNPGKSSRTSRFMRRLSNTLVPNSRKAGPPSISPTVTEENAAEVAAASRATTATPSASPAQPSIVAFMGDVNVQFPDNLLWKRRSICLDSQGFLILSAVSGTAMLPTKNKAAGLLKRYHITDFKPPYTPDVELQELPNSVVLDFVEGSGLQVACEDRAGQMNILHILTEAYQSHSR, from the exons ATGTCGTTGAATGGATTGGACGACCCGCAAGTCAAGGAGGCATATGAAGCAGCCGTTGCAGAGGCGGGGGGATG GTTCTTGCTCAAGTATGCTAGCCGCGATGAAGTTGAGCTTCTGGGTCAGGGCAACGGCGGGATTGTCGAGATTCGAAACAACATAGCAGAGTATACAGACAAGTCGCCGCTGTACGGATATCTGAGATACAGGCGTCGGAATGTCATCATAAAATACCTACCTGAGGATTGTTCCAGATTGGTCCAAG CGCGGGTGACCGTTCACTTTGACTCTGTTTGCGACCGCTTCTCGCCCCACGATACAGTGTTTGAGATCACCGAGGCGAAGGAACTGAAGGACACCAAGCTCTCGGCTGCTTGCTCACTCCACGCTGCTTCGGGTTCGACTTCATCTTCTACCAGTTCGTTGCGCCGAAGACGATTGGTGGAAattgccgaggaagaagaggaagaggaacgAGATCGCAAAAGACAATCGACTGTGCAGGAACACGATCACTCTGGGTCTCCGGGCCAATATGTTGTACAGCCTCCGGTGAAGCTCAACGCAGATCTTGCCACGATACCCGACGCTTCCAGATTCACCGACGGACGAGATCCTCCTCAGTTTACGGGTGTTGACAGGCCCTCTTCACCGGCTCAATCGTTCGATGACGCGGGGAGGCGCATGTCCTCGCTTGACCTCTATCCTAGCAGCTCGCATCCTTACCCCAAACCAAAAGTAAGGCTCGGTCCAAGGCCCTCAGCTGAGGCGTCAGGGCGCCCCAAGACTCCTGGAGGCGGGACTGCCAAACTTGTGGCATCAATGCCTTCTAGTGTCAAGGCACTGTCCAAGGTTTCCAAGAAAGGCCGTTctgccgacgacgaagacgtcCTGGAATCGCCGATCAAGGAGGAGCCGGAGAATCCGTTTCCAGATCTGGCGCCAACCAAGCCTGTCGAAGATGATCCTGCTCGACCATTGACCAGTAGCGACATCCCGGCCTCCGCCCCAGCACCAGTGCCTACGGCCACACTTGCCCAGCCACCAAGCAAGCCGAACACGATCTCACCCGAAAAGGCACGACTTTTGAAGGCTATGAAGctgagagaaaagaaaaagatgaTGAACTCGCAATCCGCGGAAGGCCTGTCTGCAGGCGATGTTTCTCCGGCACCCACCACTCCAGGTCTGGCagacgacaaccacctcgaAACTCCACAGGAGGTGACAATGGAAAGCGCTTCACCTGAAGCTgcgggagaggaagctgCCGTTATCGACAAAGCCGATTCAGGAATTGAGATTGAAATCGTGACTGATTTGGGCTCTGTCGATGCTCAGACAGACTCGCACCCTCCATCGCCCCTGGCCTCTTCAGATATCGGTGATTCAACCCAGGCTTCGTCTCTCTCGGATTCTACAGACGAAACCATTCTCGGTAAGGACCAGGGCAAGGAAACTCCCATTGAAAAGGAGATCCAGCAAACCGAGACCAACAGTCACAAACCGGACGCTCTATCTCTGGATGGTCAGGCAACAAGCATCATTGCACCCATGGAAGACGCATCGGCCGTTCTGAAAGATGACAGCGCTGCCGGAGCGCCCGCATCCGCCAACACTATGGTGACACAGGAACCTCCAGTTCAGACTCTACCGGTATCCCGGTTCTCAGTTGCGGCTTTCCCAGCCAGAGTCTCCAACGAAGACGCAGGTAGTCCCGGTTCTGCAGAAACCGTCAAGGAAGAACCCTCAGCAACTGGTCCCGAGACTGCACCAGCAGTCGAAAACGAGGAAGAAACATCTCCAGCGCGACTTCTGCTCTCCAAGTTCTCCACTCAAGACGCCAAACCTATCGCCAACGTGGAGAGCCAGATTGACACAGCTCCTGTTGGACAGCCATCCAACGTAGGGTCAGATATCACCTACGTAAGAGCGGGGGAAACGCAACCGGTTCCGGCTGTTGCGGATACTCAAATCGCAGAAACGGAAGAAGCCACCAGACCAAAACCTGCCCCTGAGCCCATTAAGACGGGGTTGGATGCGCCTGGAGCGGACAAGCGGCAATCGGTGATCAGCATGTTCGACAACGATGGTTTTATCGATGAGCTGCAGTCCGCCACGGTCCAACAAGCCACACCCATTACCGTCTCCAAGTCACCCATCACGCCATTCTTCCCCAACGATGCGAATTCTAAGAGAAACACCGTCGGAGGTTTGGATGCCGTGCCGAGGTTTTCGAGGACAGTCTCGAACCCCGTTCGAAGCTCCATGCTGTCTCCCAACGAGGCCGTTCCAGGCTCTGCTCGATCTGTCTCGTCCAGTGCCTATCTGCAAAAAGCTCCGCGGCCCGCGGCAGATGTGCTGCCCAAGGCAGGCAAAATTGGTTCGAGTATCTCTGAGCGCATCAAAGCACTACAGCAGCTTTCAGGGAAAGCAGGGGCCCCTGTGGAAACGGTGGTGGCCAAGGAGCGTCCATCGTCCACTTTCTTCGCTGTTCGAAAAGATGGCAAAATTCCGTCACGGACACCTTCCTTGGTCGATAGGACGGCTTCGTTGAGTGGAAGACCGACGCCTTCCCCCCCGGGATCTGTGGAGTCATCACCCGATGGTGCTTCGATCATCAGGCGCGATAGGTCCGGGTCGGTGGTCAATCGTCTCTCCATGTTTGAAGGTGGGAACCCCCCACGGGGCAAGCCGGAATCGGTTCAGGTCACTGCCCGCATCGTACGAGATCCGACCAGACTGTCAGAGCAGAAGCTTGACCCAGCAGAGTACAACACACACGATCTTCAGCATTCACCGCTGATGGTTGACCTTCAAAAGCGGGTTTCGTTGGAGGTTCAGTCGAGGCCTCTCAGCGCTCTGTCAGGCCGGATGTCTCTGGACCATGGATCCCAGATTGAAAGGAAACAATCCCTGCTGCAGCGTCGTCTCTCAAAGGGCAGCCAGTCGGCGGCTAACGATCGTGAGTCAGTTGCAGATGACGGCCAAGGCGTGCCCCGTACTGGGAGACGGTCCTCGCTGAACGTGGTCAAAGATTTCATCAAGGGTGCTAAGTCCCCCTCTACCGACAACCTTGTCCCCTCTCCTGGGCAAGCCATGAGCCCTGGCTCGAGATCCTCATCCCGTCCTCCTTCAAGCCATCAGAACACTGCGCCTTCTGGTGGCTTTGCGCGTCGGCTGAGCATTGGCAGCCGTCGTTCTTCAATTGATCAGAACGGCGTGCTCTCCCCTGTCCGTACGACTGAAGTCTCAATTGACTCTGATGCCGAGAGCATCAAGAAGAGACCTGCTAGCCCCAACCCGGGCAAAAGCAGCCGGACGTCCCGTTTCATGCGTCGCCTTTCCAACACTCTTGTTCCTAACAGCAGAAAGGCCGGTCCCCCGTCCATCTCCCCAACTGTCACGGAGGAGAATGCCGCcgaggttgctgctgcctccaGGGCCACCACGGCTACTCCTTCCGCCTCGCCAGCTCAGCCAAGCATTGTTGCCTTCATGGGAGATGTCAATGTCCAGTTCCCCGACAATCTTTTGTGGAAGCGCCGGAGCATTTGCCTCGACAGCCAAGGCTTCTTGATTCTCAGTGCTGTTTCTGGCACTGCCATGCTGCccaccaagaacaaggcggCGGGTCTTCTCAAGCGGTATCACATCACCGACTTCAAGCCTCCTTATACCCCCGATGTTGAGTTGCAGGAGCTTCCCAACAGCGTTGTGCTTGACTTTGTCGAGGGCAGTGGTCTCCAAGTTGCCTGCGAGGATCGGGCTGGCCAGATGAATATCCTGCATA TTCTCACCGAAGCCTACCAGAGCCACTCGCGCTAG
- a CDS encoding hypothetical protein (EggNog:ENOG503NTYE): MAPKKRAKPNPVQQSAPTTQSSDTADQITSPAASTPPQSIPPSLKTNGSGDRASSSGPGSKQVNKTRSWYGSLSKKSVASTQVARETILGGTSKPMATADFTRFDTKKPSDMSGDEAPTLAPSSLSKSHDSGVGFASDGTRGLKTPSSKTVVKPANGQAEAKTKSEEVVMKTEDNGKEQEETPPAKSATDQSTGPTVPTASAATTTRPTSTWLGGWWGSSQPPAPASAPASQMDVAEEPATQATLAGSQVPENATQEPTPRDPPEQQSPDIAEQTEAQNQAHAATGGGYGSWIWGWGAGKSVPTSQPAKTASDSTTDQSTAEVQKTDSTSDSAKEPEDTTMQGAPPIEETPAPSGSTTSDPAPKTGSTWAFWSRQSGPTSGKKSAEDSDEGQLAVMGESSEHRPKRAKSMEFKGSPPKETPIKSGKKEEPAKDLSIKSGKTGKKEELAKASASPPGKAASIRRSKRDRPESMEIDDTTPIRPGTPKAVEAPAKGAAQKTPASSTKTTAPNLVLPSFNGTYKLKENPSIVKQITRILLRGSQAPSNKHVYISKDPPKIKKAIAIGVHGLFPANYLRTVIGQPTGTSIKFANHTADAIRRWADKHGCGDCEIEKVALEGEGKIGERVENLWNLLLNWIDQIRSAELILIGCHSQGVPVSIMLLAKLIEMGVVNKARVGVCAMAGVSLGPFPDYRTSMGYLMGSAGELWAFGDPKSEVSQRLEAAMKVCLGYGVRITLVGSIDDQLVPMESAVYAPVHHPYIFRAAFIDGRIHAPDFIAHLVGFALKLRNLGVSDHGLIRELSTPLAGSLYSGEGHSRLYDDEQVYDLAVSHALETTDVPGANPAAEMSRMGGALVNPNPYHLPWIMRGLLEEDFVKSELGEETRELVRQFDDWKPVTKALKDVKYRLEAVRSKL, translated from the exons ATGGCTCCCAAGAAACGAGCAAAGCCGAACCCAGTCCAGCAGAGTGCGCCAACAACGCAGTCATCAGACACTGCGGATCAAATCACATCGCCAGCCGCCTCTACACCCCCACAGAGCATTCCGCCATCTCTGAAAACCAATGGAAGTGGCGATCGCGCATCCAGCTCCGGCCCAGGCTCGAAGCAG GTGAACAAGACTCGTAGTTGGTATGGGTCTTTATCGAAGAAGTCTGTAGCGTCCACCCAAGTTGCGCGCGAGACCATCTTGGGTGGAACCTCGAAACCTATGGCTACCGCCGACTTTACTCGGTTTGATACAAAGAAGCCTTCTGATATGAGTGGCGACGAAGCACCGACCcttgctccttcttcactATCGAAATCACACGATTCTGGCGTTGGATTCGCGAGCGATGGAACCCGAGGCCTGAAAACACCGAGCTCCAAGACCGTTGTGAAGCCTGCAAACGGACAGGCAGAGGCCAAGACTAAGTCGGAGGAAGTGGTCATGAAAACCGAAGACAATGGgaaagaacaagaagagacaCCACCTGCCAAATCAGCTACGGATCAGAGTACAGGTCCTACGGTACCCACTGCGTCTGCAGCTACAACTACGCGACCTACATCAACATGGctaggagggtggtggggaagcTCACagcctccag CACCGGCATCAGCACCGGCCTCGCAAATGGACGTTGCGGAGGAACCAGCCACACAAGCAACACTTGCTGGTAGCCAGGTCCCAGAGAACGCAACACAAGAGCCCACCCCTCGAGACCCGCCAGAACAACAGTCGCCGGACATAGCCGAGCAAACCGAGGCACAGAACCAAGCACATGCCGCTACTGGTGGAGGTTATGGATCTTGgatctggggttggggagcgGGAAAGAGCGTACCAACTTCACAGCCAGCAAAAACTGCTTCAGATTCTACAACAGACCAATCTACAGCGGAAGTGCAGAAAACAGACAGCACCAGCGACTCAGCGAAGGAGCCCGAAGACACCACCATGCAGGGTGCCCCACCAATCGAGGAGACTCCGGCGCCCTCAGGTTCTACAACATCAGACCCAGCCCCAAAAACAGGCTCAACATGGGCATTCTGGTCTCGACAATCAGGGCCCACATCGGGAAAGAAGTCAGCCGAGGATTCCGACGAAGGTCAGCTTGCGGTGATGGGTGAAAGCTCGGAACACCGCCCAAAGAGAGCCAAGTCCATGGAGTTCAAAGGCTCTCCACCCAAGGAAACCCCTATCAAGTCTGGTAAAAAGGAGGAACCAGCCAAGGATCTGTCGATCAAGTCTGGCAAGACTGGGAAAAAGGAAGAGTTGGCCAAAGCTTCAGCCAGTCCGCCAGGCAAGGCAGCTTCTATCAGGAGATCCAAGAGGGACCGTCCAGAATCGATGGAAATCGATGACACGACCCCCATTCGTCCTGGAACCCCCAAGGCAGTGGAAGCTCCGGCCAAGGGGGCTGCGCAGAAAACACCAGCCTCATCAACAAAAACTACCGCACCCAACCTTGTGCTTCCGTCTTTTAATGGAACCTACAAACTCAAAGAAAACCCCTCGATCGTCAAGCAAATCACCCGTATTCTTCTTCGAGGAAGCCAAGCTCCTTCAAACAAGCACGTCTACATCTCCAAAGACCCCCCCAAAATAAAGAAAGCGATTGCCATCGGCGTTCATGGGCTCTTCCCCGCGAACTATCTCAGGACAGTCATCGGCCAGCCAACAGGCACATCGATCAAGTTTGCCAACCACACCGCCGACGCCATTAGACGCTGGGCAGATAAACACGGCTGTGGAGACTGCGAAATCGAAAAAGTAGCCTTGGAAGGTGAAGGCAAGATTGGGGAAAGAGTAGAAAACCTCTGGAACTTGCTCCTCAACTGGATCGACCAGATCAGATCGGCTGAATTGATCCTCATCGGGTGTCACTCTCAAGGTGTGCCAGTGAGTATCATGCTCCTGGCCAAGCTAATCGAAATGGGCGTGGTCAACAAGGCCAGGGTCGGTGTCTGTGCCATGGCAGGGGTTTCTTTGGGACCGTTCCCCGATTACAGGACTAGTATGGGGTATTTGATGGGCTCGGCGGGGGAGCTGTGGGCGTTTGGGGACCCAAAAAGCGAGGTCAGCCAGCGGTTGGAGGCAGCAATGAAGGTTTGCTTGGGGTACGGGGTGAGGATCACGCTGGTGGGGAGCATTGACGACCAGCTTGTGCCGATGGAGTCGGCTGTTTACGCACCGGTGCACCACCCTTACATTTTCCGAGCGGCGTTTATCGACGGGAGGATCCACGCACCGGATTTTATTGCTCATTTGGTTGGCTTTGCGCTGAAGCTGAGAAACTTGGGGGTTTCAGACCATGGGCTGATTAGGGAGCTGAGCACGCCGCTGGCGGGGAGTTTGTACTCTGGGGAGGGCCACTCGAGGCTGTATGATGACGAGCAGGTTTATGATCTTGCCGTGAGCCATGCGCTGGAGACGACGGATGTGCCGGGAGCGAATCCGGCTGCTGAGATGAGTAGAATGGGGGGCGCGCTGGTGAATCCGAATCCGTATCATTTGCCTTGGATCATGAGGGGGCttctggaggaggattttGTGAAGAGtgagttgggggaggagacgagggagttggtgaggCAGTTTGATGATTGGAAGCCGGTGACCAAGGCGCTGAAGGATGTGAAGTATCGGTTGGAGGCGGTGAGGTCCAAGTTGTAG